Below is a genomic region from Tepidiforma bonchosmolovskayae.
TTCTCGGCCTCAAGCAGCTCGGCGAAACCGACGCCGAATCGCTCTCGCGCGTCGCCTTCCTTTCCGTGCCCGCCGTGCGCGCCCACCTCGCCGGCCTCGCCCGCCACGGTCTCGTCTCGATTACCCGCCGACCCGAAGGCCCCGGCCGCCCGCGCAACCGCTACGCCCTCACCCCCCGCGCCGAATCGCTCTTCCCGCAGGGCTACGCCCGCGCCGCCCGGTGGCTCCTCGAAGCCGCCGATTCCGACCCCGCCATCCGCAAGCCCTTCCTCCGCGCCCTCGTCGAGGCACGCCTCCGCGAAGCCGCCGAAGCCTTCGACGCCCCCACCCCCGCCGGCCGCGTTCAGCAGCTCACCCGCGTCCTCGAAGACCTCGGCTACTACCCCCTGCTCGAAACCATCCCCGGCAGCAAGTGGCGCCTCACCCTGCGCCACTGCCCCTTCGTCGAGCTTGTCGCCGACCACTCCGAAGTTTGCGCCATCGAATCCCGCGTCATCCAGGTCGCCCTCCCCGGCGGCCGC
It encodes:
- a CDS encoding helix-turn-helix transcriptional regulator, producing the protein MAETLTPQLELLPPARRLLLLGLKQLGETDAESLSRVAFLSVPAVRAHLAGLARHGLVSITRRPEGPGRPRNRYALTPRAESLFPQGYARAARWLLEAADSDPAIRKPFLRALVEARLREAAEAFDAPTPAGRVQQLTRVLEDLGYYPLLETIPGSKWRLTLRHCPFVELVADHSEVCAIESRVIQVALPGGRVERTCARSEGAPACAYLLQSFR